One Streptomyces mobaraensis NBRC 13819 = DSM 40847 DNA segment encodes these proteins:
- a CDS encoding DUF948 domain-containing protein: MSGGEVAGILVAVFWAILVSFIALVLVRLAQTLKAATKLVADVTAQAVPLLADASATVRSAHTQLARVDSIAADVQEVTANASALSSTVSSAFGGPLVKVAAFGYGVRRAIGRKGAPAEPERTVITGRSVGKKLPSARRGGRRTRGKG; encoded by the coding sequence GTGTCCGGTGGAGAGGTGGCCGGGATCCTCGTGGCCGTCTTCTGGGCGATCCTGGTGTCCTTCATCGCCCTCGTCCTGGTACGGCTCGCGCAGACCCTCAAGGCGGCCACCAAGCTGGTCGCCGACGTCACCGCGCAGGCTGTGCCGCTGCTGGCCGACGCCTCGGCGACCGTGCGGTCCGCCCACACCCAGCTCGCCCGCGTCGACTCGATCGCCGCGGACGTCCAGGAGGTCACGGCCAACGCCTCCGCGTTGTCCTCCACCGTCTCCTCCGCCTTCGGCGGACCGCTGGTGAAGGTCGCCGCCTTCGGCTACGGCGTGCGGCGGGCGATCGGGCGCAAGGGCGCCCCCGCCGAACCCGAGCGCACCGTGATCACCGGCCGGAGCGTCGGTAAGAAACTGCCGTCCGCCCGGCGCGGCGGCCGTCGTACCCGTGGGAAGGGCTGA